The following coding sequences lie in one Serratia symbiotica genomic window:
- the ispG gene encoding 4-hydroxy-3-methylbut-2-en-1-yl diphosphate synthase: MYNTTLINRRKSTRIYVGKIPIGDNAPITVQSMTNTRTTNIKETVNQIKQLECAGVDIIRISIPTMNAANAFRTIKKQTNVPLIADIHYDYRLALQVAKYGADCLRINPGNIGNESRIRSVVHCAKDYNIPIRIGVNGGSVEKRIKEKYGKITPKALMESAMHHVDILERLNFDQFKVSIKTSDVFLTVKAYKLIASRISQPLHIGITEAGGIQSGAIKSAIGIGLLLSEGIGDTIRISLAANPIEEVKVGFDILRALRIRIRGINFIACPTCSRQEFDVINTVKILEQRLKDIITPMDISIIGCVVNGPGEALTSTLGIAGGYKKSSFYEDGKRKKEYFNNNEIIDKLEKKIRDKALIIDKNNFIPTKLL; encoded by the coding sequence ATGTACAATACAACATTGATTAATCGTAGAAAATCAACACGAATTTATGTTGGTAAAATACCTATTGGTGATAATGCACCAATTACTGTACAATCTATGACTAATACACGTACTACTAATATAAAAGAAACAGTTAATCAAATTAAACAATTAGAATGTGCAGGTGTTGATATTATTCGTATTTCCATTCCTACTATGAATGCTGCAAATGCATTTCGTACTATTAAAAAACAAACTAATGTTCCATTAATTGCTGATATTCATTATGATTACCGACTTGCATTACAAGTAGCAAAATATGGTGCAGATTGTTTACGTATTAATCCTGGTAACATTGGAAATGAATCACGTATTCGTTCAGTAGTACATTGTGCTAAAGATTATAATATACCAATTCGTATTGGTGTTAATGGTGGTTCTGTAGAAAAAAGAATAAAAGAAAAATATGGAAAAATAACACCTAAAGCTTTAATGGAATCAGCTATGCATCATGTAGATATTCTTGAACGTCTTAATTTTGATCAATTTAAAGTAAGTATAAAAACATCTGATGTATTCTTAACAGTAAAAGCTTATAAATTAATAGCTTCACGTATTAGTCAACCTCTACATATTGGTATAACTGAAGCTGGGGGTATACAAAGTGGAGCTATTAAATCAGCAATAGGTATTGGTTTATTACTATCAGAAGGAATCGGAGATACTATTCGTATTTCATTAGCAGCTAATCCTATAGAAGAAGTAAAAGTAGGTTTTGATATTCTCAGAGCATTACGTATACGAATACGGGGTATTAATTTTATTGCATGTCCAACTTGTTCACGTCAAGAATTTGATGTAATTAATACAGTAAAAATATTAGAACAGCGTTTAAAAGATATAATTACACCTATGGATATATCAATTATTGGTTGTGTAGTTAACGGTCCTGGTGAAGCATTAACATCTACATTAGGTATTGCTGGTGGTTATAAAAAAAGTAGTTTTTATGAAGATGGAAAACGTAAAAAAGAATATTTTAATAATAATGAAATAATTGATAAATTAGAAAAAAAAATTAGAGATAAAGCATTAATTATAGATAAAAATAATTTTATTCCTACTAAATTATTATAA
- the hisS gene encoding Histidine--tRNA ligase yields MSNNIQAIRGMNTYLPKDAILFQYVENILKKILNNYSYNEIRLPIIEKTSLFKRAIGEITDIIEKEMYTFNDRNGNSISLRPEGTAGCVRASIENGLLYNQEQRLWYLGPMFRYERPQKGRYRQFHQLGVEVFGLSGPNIDAELILLTARFWKILGITKYIKLELNSIGSLKSRIKYRHMLVNFLIKNINFLDEDCKRRLYRNPLRILDSKNPKIQKLLNNAPNISKYLDEESYIHFSTLCKILVQENIPYIINERLVRGLDYYNNTVFEWITNNLGSQNTLCAGGRYDSLVEKLGGKKIPAIGFAIGLERLILLIKTINPTLIINSLFKIDIYIISSDIHTQNIAIKISEEIRDVLPNIKIMTNFNIKSIKKQIIYANKLGARIVLILNHHEITKQQVIIKDLYNRKQKILAQNEIITFLKQILK; encoded by the coding sequence GTGTCGAACAATATTCAAGCTATTCGTGGTATGAATACTTATTTACCAAAAGATGCAATCTTATTTCAATATGTTGAAAATATTCTTAAAAAAATATTAAATAATTATAGTTATAATGAAATTAGATTACCAATAATAGAAAAAACTTCATTATTTAAACGTGCTATTGGTGAAATAACTGATATTATAGAAAAAGAAATGTACACTTTTAATGATCGAAATGGTAATAGTATTAGTTTACGTCCTGAAGGAACAGCTGGATGTGTTCGTGCAAGTATTGAAAATGGATTATTATATAATCAAGAACAAAGATTATGGTATCTTGGACCTATGTTTCGATATGAACGTCCTCAAAAAGGACGTTATCGTCAATTCCATCAATTAGGAGTGGAAGTTTTTGGTTTATCTGGTCCAAATATTGATGCTGAATTAATTTTATTAACTGCTCGTTTTTGGAAAATTCTAGGTATTACTAAATATATAAAATTAGAATTAAATTCAATTGGTTCATTAAAATCACGGATTAAATATCGTCATATGTTAGTAAATTTTCTTATAAAAAATATTAATTTTTTAGATGAAGATTGTAAACGTCGATTATATCGTAATCCATTACGTATATTAGATTCTAAAAATCCAAAAATTCAAAAATTATTAAATAATGCACCAAATATTTCTAAATATTTAGATGAAGAATCTTATATTCATTTTTCTACATTATGTAAAATTTTAGTACAAGAAAATATACCATACATTATTAATGAACGTTTAGTTCGTGGATTAGATTATTATAATAATACAGTATTTGAATGGATTACTAATAATTTAGGTTCACAAAATACTTTATGTGCTGGAGGACGATATGATAGTTTAGTAGAAAAATTAGGAGGAAAAAAAATACCAGCTATAGGCTTTGCTATAGGATTAGAACGTTTAATACTCCTTATAAAAACTATAAATCCAACATTAATTATAAATTCTTTATTTAAAATTGATATATATATAATATCTTCTGATATACATACACAAAATATAGCAATAAAAATTTCAGAAGAAATACGAGATGTATTACCAAATATAAAAATTATGACTAATTTTAATATAAAAAGTATAAAAAAACAAATAATTTATGCAAATAAATTAGGTGCACGTATTGTATTAATATTAAATCATCATGAAATAACAAAACAACAAGTAATAATAAAAGATCTTTATAATAGAAAACAAAAAATATTAGCACAAAATGAAATTATTACTTTTTTAAAACAAATTCTAAAATAA
- the yfgM gene encoding UPF0070 protein YfgM (Predicted based upon similarity to PFAM TPR_21 and related proteins in nr), which yields MNIFFNKKEIIKIIYNCILKNNIFFKISILFIIFFLIISYYLINYQKNNKYPISKSYQEINNNLKNNNIDNILEIENFIHNNKNIYGVLTALQLTKYYVKKNNFSKAEQELIKIQYYVKDDDLFSQITLHLARIQLQEKKWKKALKTLDKIKNSNWTALMQDIRGDILLAQGDIKNAYIAYNVGIKSNTSEILKYLLGIKLNNLPN from the coding sequence ATAAACATTTTTTTTAATAAAAAAGAAATAATTAAAATTATATATAATTGTATTTTAAAAAATAATATTTTTTTTAAAATAAGTATTTTATTTATAATATTTTTTTTAATAATTTCATATTATTTAATAAATTATCAAAAAAACAATAAATATCCAATATCAAAATCTTATCAAGAAATTAATAATAATTTAAAAAATAATAATATTGATAATATTTTAGAAATAGAAAATTTTATTCATAACAATAAAAATATTTATGGTGTATTAACTGCATTACAATTAACTAAATATTATGTAAAAAAAAATAATTTTTCAAAAGCAGAACAAGAATTAATTAAAATACAATATTACGTAAAAGATGATGATTTATTTTCACAAATTACTTTACATTTAGCACGTATACAATTACAAGAAAAAAAATGGAAGAAAGCATTAAAAACATTAGATAAAATAAAAAATTCTAACTGGACAGCTTTAATGCAAGATATACGTGGTGATATTTTATTAGCTCAAGGTGATATAAAAAATGCATATATTGCTTATAATGTAGGTATTAAATCCAATACTTCTGAAATACTTAAATATTTATTAGGTATAAAATTAAATAATTTACCCAACTAA
- the der gene encoding GTPase Der (Slightly shortened 3'-end; Intact MMR_HSR1 HMM and KH_dom-like domain) — MTPIITLIGRQNVGKSTLFNRLTHTNNALVANFSGLTRDRQYGFAKFKNNEFIIIDTGGIYENKNHIEMKITNQSLLAINEADIIFFIVDARANLMPEDQSIAKYLYNYKKITFLIVNKIDGLNYDIAISDFYSLGFSKIHAITATHGYGIKKLIENALIPFFYKKEKKYNIITNNNHTTNIIKENNQIIKNNNNFQNNNNLNNIPIKLAIVGCPNVGKSTLINFLLKEERLIVYDTPGTTRDSIYIPMTFNNYKYILIDTAGVRKRNKIIKNIEKFSIIKTLKAIKDSHIVLLLIDACKGISNQDLSLLNFILNNGRSIVIAINKWDNINKKNQISIKNKLNFKLSFINFVQIHFISALYGNGIKNLFQSILKTYNSSIHHINTSLLNKIMHMAINNNQPPLLYGRRIKLKYAHSGGYNPLIIVIHGNQVNNLSNTYKRYLLNYFCYSLKIIGTPVRIIFKENKNPFLKKI, encoded by the coding sequence ATGACACCTATTATTACATTAATCGGACGACAAAATGTAGGTAAATCTACTTTATTTAATCGTTTAACACACACCAATAATGCTCTTGTGGCTAATTTTTCAGGATTAACAAGAGATCGCCAATATGGATTTGCTAAATTTAAAAATAATGAATTTATTATTATTGATACTGGTGGTATTTATGAAAATAAAAATCATATTGAAATGAAAATAACTAATCAATCATTATTAGCTATTAATGAAGCTGATATTATATTTTTTATAGTAGATGCTCGTGCTAATCTTATGCCTGAAGATCAAAGTATTGCTAAATATTTATATAATTATAAAAAAATCACTTTTTTAATAGTTAATAAAATTGATGGATTAAACTATGATATAGCTATTTCTGATTTTTATTCATTAGGTTTCTCTAAAATACATGCTATTACTGCAACACATGGATATGGTATAAAAAAATTAATAGAAAATGCATTAATACCATTTTTTTATAAAAAAGAAAAAAAATATAACATAATAACAAATAATAATCATACTACTAATATAATTAAAGAAAATAATCAAATAATTAAAAATAATAATAATTTTCAAAATAATAATAATTTAAACAATATACCAATAAAATTAGCAATTGTTGGTTGTCCAAATGTAGGAAAATCTACATTAATAAATTTCTTACTTAAAGAAGAACGTTTAATAGTATATGATACACCTGGTACCACTAGAGATAGTATTTATATTCCTATGACATTTAATAATTATAAATATATATTAATTGACACTGCTGGAGTTCGTAAACGTAATAAAATAATAAAAAATATAGAAAAATTTTCAATTATAAAAACACTAAAAGCAATTAAAGATTCTCATATAGTATTATTACTAATAGATGCATGTAAAGGAATATCTAATCAAGATTTATCATTATTAAATTTTATTTTAAATAATGGACGTTCAATAGTTATTGCAATTAATAAATGGGATAATATTAATAAAAAAAATCAAATATCTATAAAAAATAAATTGAATTTTAAATTATCTTTTATAAATTTTGTACAAATACATTTTATTTCTGCATTATATGGTAATGGAATAAAAAATTTATTTCAATCAATATTAAAAACTTATAATAGTTCTATTCATCATATAAATACTTCATTATTAAATAAGATTATGCATATGGCAATTAATAATAATCAACCACCATTATTATATGGTAGACGTATAAAATTAAAATATGCTCATTCTGGTGGATATAATCCATTAATTATAGTTATTCATGGAAATCAAGTAAATAATTTATCTAATACATATAAACGTTATTTATTAAATTATTTTTGTTATTCATTAAAAATAATAGGTACACCCGTTCGTATTATATTTAAAGAAAATAAAAATCCATTCTTAAAAAAAATATAA
- the guaB gene encoding Inosine-5'-monophosphate dehydrogenase, which produces MLRIAKEALTFDDVLLIPSDSKVLPNTAKLNTQLTKNIRLNIPILSAAMDTVTESNLAIALAKEGGLGFIHKNMPIERQVKEVRRVKKYESTIVKNLQTIVQTTTIKEVKKLTIRNGFTIYPIVDKNNKLLGIVTKRDIQLITNLNKLITEIMIPKSQLITIKNDKTQKIILHKINEKHINKALIVDNNFNLLNMITIKDFQKEERLSNACKDEYNQLRVGAAVGGGTGNEQRIDALVSAGIDILLIDSSHGHSAGVLQRIHETRIKYPNLPIIGGNVATAAGAKALVKAGVNAVKVGIGPGSICTTRIVTGVGIPQITAIADVADALEGTDIPVIADGGIRFSGDIAKAIAAGASCVMLGSMLAGTKESPGEIELYQGRSFKSYRGMGSLGAMSQGSSDRYFQNNNNNEKLVPEGIEGKVAYKGMLKSIVHQQMGGLRSCMGLTGCATIHELRTKAEFVRISNASIKENHVHDVIITKESPNYHII; this is translated from the coding sequence ATGCTACGTATTGCTAAAGAAGCACTAACGTTTGATGATGTACTTTTAATTCCTTCCGATTCTAAAGTACTACCTAACACTGCAAAACTTAATACACAATTAACAAAAAATATTCGCCTTAATATTCCAATTTTATCTGCTGCTATGGATACGGTTACTGAATCTAATTTAGCCATTGCATTAGCAAAAGAAGGTGGATTAGGTTTTATTCATAAAAATATGCCTATTGAACGTCAAGTTAAAGAAGTGCGTCGAGTAAAAAAATATGAAAGTACTATAGTAAAGAATTTACAAACTATTGTTCAAACCACTACTATCAAAGAAGTAAAAAAATTAACTATTCGAAATGGATTTACAATCTATCCTATAGTTGATAAAAATAATAAATTACTTGGAATTGTTACTAAACGTGATATACAATTAATTACTAATTTAAATAAATTAATTACTGAAATTATGATACCAAAATCACAATTAATAACAATAAAAAATGATAAAACGCAAAAAATTATATTACATAAAATAAATGAAAAACATATTAACAAAGCATTAATAGTAGATAATAATTTTAATTTATTAAATATGATTACTATTAAAGATTTTCAAAAAGAAGAACGATTATCAAATGCTTGTAAAGATGAATATAATCAATTACGTGTGGGTGCAGCAGTTGGTGGAGGGACAGGTAATGAACAACGTATAGATGCATTAGTATCTGCAGGTATTGATATTTTACTCATTGATTCCTCACATGGTCATTCAGCTGGAGTTTTACAGCGTATCCATGAAACACGTATAAAATATCCTAATTTACCAATTATTGGAGGAAATGTTGCTACTGCAGCTGGTGCCAAAGCATTAGTTAAAGCAGGTGTAAATGCAGTCAAAGTAGGTATTGGACCCGGATCTATTTGTACAACTAGAATTGTTACAGGAGTTGGAATACCACAAATTACAGCTATTGCTGATGTAGCTGATGCATTAGAAGGTACTGATATTCCAGTTATTGCTGATGGTGGAATTCGTTTTTCAGGTGATATTGCTAAAGCTATTGCTGCCGGCGCATCTTGTGTAATGCTAGGTTCAATGTTAGCAGGTACTAAAGAATCACCAGGTGAAATTGAGTTATATCAAGGACGATCTTTTAAATCTTATCGTGGTATGGGGTCATTAGGTGCAATGTCTCAAGGTTCTTCAGATCGTTATTTTCAAAATAATAATAATAATGAAAAATTAGTACCTGAAGGAATTGAGGGAAAAGTAGCATATAAAGGTATGTTAAAATCAATCGTACATCAACAAATGGGTGGGTTACGTTCTTGTATGGGTTTAACTGGTTGTGCTACTATTCATGAATTACGAACTAAAGCAGAATTTGTAAGAATTAGTAATGCTAGTATTAAAGAAAATCATGTACATGATGTAATTATTACTAAAGAATCACCTAACTATCATATTATTTAA
- the guaA gene encoding GMP synthase [glutamine-hydrolyzing]: MKKNIYKYRIIILNFGSQYSQLIARCIREIGVYCELWDWNISEEKIRKFKPNGIILSGGPESTIINNSPRAPDYIFSANVPILGICYGMQTMAIQLGGNVENSYKREFGYAQVEIINNCILLYEIQDMINNLGKPLLNVWMSHGDKVTIIPPDFITIAKTDNCPIAIMANEKKHFYGIQFHPEVTHTNQGKRILKRFVFDICQCKVIRTSVNIINNIIKNIKNKIKEDRVILGLSGGVDSSVTAKLLYHAIGDRLTCIFIDNGLLRLNESKQVLDMFNTHFNLKIIHISAENRFLNALIGIIKPEIKRKIIGRTFIEIFNEEAHKKSNIKWLAQGTIYPDIIESTDFKNRETHVIKLHHNVGGLPKIMKLKLIEPLKNLFKDEVRNIGLKLGLPYNMLYRHPFPGPGLGVRILGEIKKEYCNLLRFADAIFIEELYNFNLYNKINQAFAVFLPIRSVSIMGDCHKYDWVIALRAIETTDFMTAKWAYLPYDFLHHVSNRIVNEVKGISRVVYDISSKPPATIEWE; encoded by the coding sequence ATGAAAAAAAATATTTATAAATATCGTATTATTATTTTAAACTTTGGATCACAATACAGTCAGTTAATTGCTCGATGTATACGTGAAATTGGTGTTTATTGTGAATTATGGGATTGGAATATAAGTGAAGAAAAAATTCGTAAATTTAAACCTAATGGAATAATTCTTTCAGGTGGTCCAGAAAGTACTATTATAAATAATAGTCCAAGAGCTCCTGATTATATATTTTCTGCAAATGTACCTATATTAGGTATATGTTATGGTATGCAAACTATGGCAATACAATTAGGTGGAAATGTAGAAAATTCTTATAAACGTGAATTTGGTTACGCTCAAGTAGAAATTATTAATAATTGTATACTTTTATATGAAATTCAAGATATGATTAATAATTTAGGTAAACCATTATTAAATGTATGGATGAGTCATGGTGATAAAGTTACTATTATTCCTCCAGATTTTATTACTATAGCTAAAACAGATAATTGTCCAATTGCTATTATGGCAAATGAAAAAAAACATTTTTATGGTATACAATTTCATCCTGAAGTAACACATACTAATCAAGGAAAACGTATATTAAAACGTTTTGTTTTTGATATTTGTCAATGTAAAGTTATTAGAACTTCAGTAAATATTATTAATAATATTATAAAAAATATTAAAAATAAAATTAAAGAAGACCGTGTAATTCTTGGTTTATCTGGTGGTGTTGATTCTTCTGTTACTGCAAAACTTTTATATCATGCTATTGGTGATCGTTTAACTTGTATATTTATTGATAATGGATTATTACGATTAAATGAATCAAAACAAGTGTTAGATATGTTTAATACTCATTTTAATTTAAAAATTATACATATATCTGCAGAAAATCGATTTTTAAATGCATTAATAGGTATTATAAAACCAGAAATCAAACGTAAAATTATTGGACGTACTTTTATAGAAATATTTAATGAAGAAGCTCATAAAAAATCAAATATAAAATGGTTAGCTCAAGGTACTATTTATCCTGATATAATTGAATCTACTGATTTTAAAAATAGAGAAACACATGTAATAAAATTACATCATAATGTAGGTGGTTTACCAAAAATAATGAAATTAAAATTAATTGAACCTTTAAAAAATTTATTTAAAGATGAAGTACGAAATATTGGTTTAAAATTAGGTTTACCATATAATATGTTATATCGACATCCTTTTCCTGGACCTGGTTTAGGAGTTCGTATTTTAGGTGAAATTAAAAAAGAATATTGTAATTTATTACGATTTGCAGATGCTATTTTTATTGAAGAACTATATAATTTTAATCTTTATAATAAAATTAATCAAGCATTTGCTGTATTTTTACCAATACGTTCAGTTAGTATTATGGGAGATTGTCATAAATATGATTGGGTTATTGCACTTCGTGCAATAGAAACTACTGATTTTATGACAGCAAAATGGGCATATTTACCTTATGATTTTCTTCATCATGTTTCTAATCGTATTGTAAATGAAGTAAAAGGTATTTCTAGAGTAGTATATGATATAAGTAGTAAACCACCAGCAACTATTGAATGGGAATAA
- the hldE gene encoding Bifunctional protein HldE: protein MKITLPDFRQANVLIVGDIMLDRYLYGHTTQISPEAPVQIVKINSIEERPGGAANVAMNIASLGANASLIGLTGIDDAANSLKIKLNTMNVSCNFITVPTHPTITKIRVLSRNQQLIRLDFENHFVNINTQSILVNIKNMLPKIDILILSDYGKGTLNQIEKIIKLAKIANIPVLIDPKGSDFKRYYGATLLKPNLSEFEAVVGHCKNENEIIIKGMKLISSFSLSALLITRSENGMTLLQPNHKPLYLPTQAKEVFDVTGAGDTVISVLATSLASGNKLKESCFLANLAAGIVVGKLGTSNISLIELENVIKKYSKINFGIMTEEQLKIAIINARKRNEKVVMTNGIFDILHAGHISYLNNARKFGDRLIVAVNSDSSTQRLKGKNRPINTLKNRMIVLNSLKSVDWVVSFEEDTPKRLISNLLPDLLVKGGDYNLKNINGSEDVLANGGDVKILKFKKGFSTSNIINVIKDKNIKNKKKYIIIKL, encoded by the coding sequence ATGAAAATTACATTACCTGATTTTCGTCAAGCTAATGTATTAATAGTTGGTGATATAATGTTAGATCGATATTTATATGGTCATACTACTCAAATTTCACCAGAAGCTCCTGTGCAAATAGTTAAAATTAATTCTATTGAAGAACGACCTGGAGGAGCAGCTAATGTAGCAATGAATATTGCTTCTTTAGGTGCTAATGCAAGTTTAATAGGATTAACTGGTATTGATGATGCAGCAAATTCATTAAAAATAAAACTTAATACTATGAATGTATCTTGTAATTTTATAACAGTACCTACTCATCCAACAATTACAAAAATTCGAGTATTATCACGAAATCAACAATTAATTCGTCTTGATTTTGAAAATCATTTTGTAAATATAAATACACAATCTATATTAGTTAATATTAAAAATATGTTACCAAAAATTGATATTTTAATATTATCTGATTATGGGAAAGGTACATTAAATCAAATAGAAAAAATAATAAAATTAGCAAAAATTGCAAATATTCCAGTATTAATTGATCCGAAGGGTTCTGATTTTAAACGATATTATGGTGCTACATTATTAAAACCAAATTTATCTGAATTCGAAGCAGTAGTTGGTCATTGTAAAAATGAAAATGAAATTATTATAAAGGGAATGAAATTAATATCTAGTTTTTCTTTATCTGCACTATTAATTACTAGATCTGAAAATGGAATGACTTTATTACAACCAAATCATAAACCATTATATTTACCAACTCAAGCTAAAGAAGTATTTGATGTAACTGGTGCAGGTGATACAGTAATAAGTGTATTAGCTACTTCTTTAGCTTCTGGAAATAAATTAAAAGAATCTTGTTTTTTAGCTAATTTAGCTGCAGGAATAGTAGTAGGTAAATTAGGTACTTCTAACATTTCATTAATTGAATTAGAAAATGTTATAAAAAAATATTCAAAAATAAATTTTGGAATAATGACAGAAGAACAATTAAAAATTGCTATAATAAATGCACGAAAACGTAATGAAAAAGTAGTAATGACAAATGGAATTTTTGATATTTTACATGCTGGTCATATTTCATATTTAAATAACGCTCGTAAATTTGGTGATCGTTTAATTGTTGCAGTAAATAGTGATTCTTCTACTCAACGCTTAAAAGGAAAAAATCGTCCAATTAATACATTAAAAAATCGTATGATTGTACTTAATTCATTAAAATCAGTAGATTGGGTCGTTTCTTTTGAAGAAGATACTCCAAAACGTTTAATTTCTAATCTTTTACCAGATTTATTAGTAAAAGGTGGTGATTATAATTTAAAAAATATTAATGGTAGTGAAGATGTGTTAGCTAATGGAGGTGATGTAAAAATATTAAAATTTAAAAAAGGTTTTTCAACTTCTAATATTATTAATGTAATTAAAGATAAAAATATTAAAAATAAAAAAAAATATATTATAATTAAATTATAA
- the ribB gene encoding 3,4-dihydroxy-2-butanone 4-phosphate synthase, with amino-acid sequence MNQISLLNFGTQIERIERALISLRNGHGVMVLDDKNRENEGDIIFAAETMTVKQMAFTIRYGSGIVCLCIPEYICQKLNLSMMVINNSSHFQTPFTVSIEAAHGVTTGVSASDRIKTIQTAIADNAKPSDLNRPGHVFPLKAQPGGVLSRQGHTEATIDLVTMAGLKPAGVLCELINDDGSMARAPEVIKFAKKNNMITLTIEDLVIYRKNKNKIK; translated from the coding sequence ATGAATCAAATATCACTTTTAAATTTTGGAACACAAATAGAACGTATTGAACGTGCTCTTATTTCACTTCGTAATGGACATGGAGTAATGGTATTAGATGATAAAAATCGTGAAAATGAAGGAGATATAATTTTTGCTGCTGAAACTATGACAGTTAAACAAATGGCTTTTACTATTCGTTATGGAAGCGGAATAGTATGTTTATGCATTCCAGAATACATTTGTCAAAAACTTAATTTATCAATGATGGTAATTAATAATTCAAGTCATTTTCAAACACCTTTTACTGTAAGCATAGAAGCGGCTCATGGTGTTACTACAGGAGTTTCTGCATCAGATAGAATAAAAACTATTCAAACAGCTATTGCTGATAATGCAAAACCTAGTGATTTAAATCGTCCTGGACATGTATTTCCATTAAAAGCACAACCAGGTGGTGTATTAAGTAGACAAGGTCATACTGAAGCAACTATTGATTTAGTAACTATGGCTGGTTTAAAACCTGCTGGTGTATTATGTGAATTAATTAATGATGATGGTAGTATGGCACGTGCACCTGAAGTAATAAAATTTGCTAAAAAAAATAATATGATTACCTTAACTATTGAAGATCTTGTTATTTATCGAAAAAATAAAAATAAAATAAAATAA